The Clostridioides sp. ES-S-0010-02 genome window below encodes:
- a CDS encoding helix-turn-helix transcriptional regulator yields the protein MSMKNYNTSDLTNITSTPFGYTLSIIGGKWKMIIMFWLVEYDVLRYGELKRCIGSITDKILNNQLKELERDGIIIRKEYPQIPPKVEYSLSKRGLSLMPILEEMCKWGENNKLNL from the coding sequence ATGAGTATGAAAAACTATAATACATCTGATTTAACTAATATAACTTCTACACCATTTGGATATACTCTTTCAATTATTGGAGGAAAATGGAAGATGATTATAATGTTTTGGTTAGTCGAGTATGATGTATTACGTTATGGAGAACTTAAAAGATGTATTGGTTCAATAACTGATAAGATTCTCAATAATCAGTTAAAAGAATTGGAACGAGATGGTATTATCATACGCAAAGAATATCCTCAAATTCCTCCTAAAGTTGAATATTCACTTTCCAAAAGGGGATTGTCATTAATGCCTATTTTAGAAGAAATGTGTAAATGGGGTGAAAATAATAAACTCAATTTATAA
- a CDS encoding helix-turn-helix transcriptional regulator, whose protein sequence is MDMDCISQADLSETGFSYTLSLINGKYKMVILYCLAEFKVVRYNELKRYIKTISYKTLSLSLKELEADDLIIRTEYPQIPPKVEYSLSKRGKSLIKILDAMCEWGEQNRI, encoded by the coding sequence ATGGATATGGATTGTATCTCACAAGCAGATTTAAGTGAAACAGGGTTTAGTTATACACTTTCACTGATTAATGGAAAATACAAGATGGTAATTCTCTATTGCCTTGCTGAATTTAAAGTTGTTAGATATAATGAACTAAAACGTTATATAAAGACTATTTCTTATAAGACTCTGAGTTTATCTTTAAAGGAATTAGAAGCAGATGATTTGATTATTCGTACTGAATATCCTCAAATACCACCTAAAGTAGAATACAGTTTATCAAAGAGAGGGAAGTCTTTGATTAAGATTTTAGATGCAATGTGTGAGTGGGGAGAACAGAATAGAATTTAA
- a CDS encoding HAMP domain-containing histidine kinase, translating to MKWKITRNFMFTIVFVVISVVIINIASILYVISTNNFFNVVGSKNSPEEFARSFEKDLYEKNGEFKLSKAGIDKLKKSHSWVQVLNDSGEELYGVNVPTNTPKKYTPFQMVNNYKYIETEYTNFVLEKYLGNKHLNIIIGMPSRDVSRIILTYSQDNAKAILNKIITLTLVIDGMVALSIGYLFSRKLTKPISNVIWSIETMANGNYSLYLKNRGIYEEVFENINMLADTLRVNEAERKENEEMREEWLANITHDINTPLASIQGYAEIINDKDYEFVEEELREYTEIIYNKSKYIKNLVDDLNLSTRLKNNSLVLNKKKINLVSLVRNIIIDILNDNRYKNRNIEFVSYEDLIEVYVDSILFRRAITNLIFNSIVHNKEETLIKIEIVKKDTIEIIIKDSGVGISKNDLKHIFEKYYRGTNTGELHKGSGLGMAISKEIIEIHKGSIYVNSEIGIGTEVVIKINQK from the coding sequence ATGAAGTGGAAGATTACTAGAAACTTTATGTTTACAATCGTATTTGTAGTTATATCAGTGGTTATTATAAATATTGCGTCTATTTTATATGTGATTTCGACTAATAATTTTTTTAATGTTGTAGGTTCTAAAAACAGTCCTGAAGAGTTTGCTCGTTCTTTTGAAAAAGATCTATATGAAAAAAATGGAGAGTTCAAGTTATCAAAAGCTGGCATTGACAAATTAAAAAAATCACATTCTTGGGTACAAGTTTTAAATGACTCAGGAGAAGAATTGTATGGAGTAAATGTGCCAACGAATACTCCAAAAAAATATACTCCTTTTCAAATGGTTAATAACTACAAATATATAGAAACAGAGTATACTAATTTTGTTTTAGAAAAATATTTAGGCAACAAACATCTAAATATAATAATAGGTATGCCTAGTAGAGATGTATCGAGAATAATTTTAACTTATTCTCAAGATAATGCTAAAGCAATTTTAAATAAAATTATCACTTTGACATTGGTAATTGATGGGATGGTAGCTTTAAGCATAGGATACTTATTTAGTAGAAAACTTACAAAGCCAATATCCAATGTAATATGGAGTATTGAAACTATGGCTAACGGAAATTATAGTTTATATCTTAAAAACAGGGGAATATATGAAGAAGTTTTTGAAAATATCAATATGTTGGCTGATACATTGAGGGTAAACGAAGCAGAGAGAAAAGAAAATGAAGAGATGCGAGAGGAATGGTTAGCTAATATAACACATGATATAAATACACCACTGGCTTCTATACAAGGATATGCAGAGATAATCAATGATAAAGATTATGAATTTGTGGAAGAGGAATTACGAGAATATACAGAGATTATATACAATAAGTCCAAGTATATAAAAAATTTGGTTGATGATTTAAATTTATCAACTCGATTAAAAAATAATAGCTTAGTTTTGAACAAGAAGAAAATAAATTTAGTTAGTTTGGTTAGAAATATAATAATAGATATTCTAAATGACAATAGATATAAAAATAGAAATATTGAGTTTGTAAGTTATGAAGATTTAATTGAAGTATATGTAGATTCAATTTTATTTAGAAGAGCTATAACAAATCTTATATTTAATTCAATAGTGCATAATAAAGAAGAAACTCTGATAAAAATAGAAATAGTAAAAAAAGATACTATAGAAATTATAATAAAAGATAGTGGAGTAGGAATAAGTAAAAATGATTTAAAGCATATTTTTGAAAAATATTATAGAGGTACTAATACAGGTGAATTACATAAAGGCTCTGGTCTTGGAATGGCTATTTCTAAAGAGATAATAGAGATTCATAAAGGTAGTATTTATGTGAATAGTGAAATAGGAATAGGAACAGAAGTCGTCATAAAAATAAATCAGAAGTAG
- a CDS encoding ABC transporter permease, which yields MINLVKAEIIKALKLKSVWMLWIFLLLFGFVLIRKFNVFDTYSDIFYKIEGSIPLIGLIMFIITSGNYTKEYDSNMTSLINTTKNGKKSVVVSKIIANGLTLSMINISFVLLVGIRGFSFFEFKNLNEPIKNLWYFSNSNLNLTVIQMYLIVIVSVIFGSFIFAQIGLALSSIFKSAVMPFILGGLIMAVPYFITGFIPDNAIKFVSITPNWIMMSQQIVKYNVPNTLIGLSILISIILIIILTKITYKNFTSSKRF from the coding sequence ATGATAAATTTAGTTAAAGCAGAAATAATAAAAGCCTTAAAATTAAAAAGTGTTTGGATGCTTTGGATATTTTTACTATTATTTGGGTTTGTATTGATTAGAAAATTTAATGTTTTTGACACATATTCAGATATATTTTATAAGATAGAGGGTTCTATACCTTTAATAGGGTTGATAATGTTTATAATAACTTCTGGAAACTATACAAAAGAATATGATTCTAATATGACAAGTCTAATAAATACAACTAAAAATGGGAAAAAGTCAGTAGTAGTATCAAAAATAATAGCTAATGGATTGACTTTGTCCATGATTAACATTTCTTTTGTATTATTGGTTGGGATTAGAGGATTTAGTTTTTTTGAATTTAAAAATTTGAATGAACCAATTAAGAACTTATGGTATTTTAGTAATAGTAATTTAAATCTTACCGTAATACAAATGTACTTGATTGTTATAGTATCAGTCATTTTTGGTTCTTTCATATTTGCACAAATAGGACTAGCACTTTCTTCAATATTTAAATCAGCTGTAATGCCTTTCATATTAGGAGGCTTAATTATGGCTGTTCCATACTTTATTACAGGCTTTATACCAGATAATGCTATAAAATTTGTTTCTATTACTCCAAACTGGATTATGATGAGTCAACAAATTGTTAAGTATAATGTACCAAATACTTTAATAGGTTTATCTATATTAATCTCAATCATATTGATAATAATATTAACTAAAATAACATATAAAAATTTTACATCAAGTAAAAGGTTTTAA
- a CDS encoding ABC transporter ATP-binding protein, whose product MNKLEVKNISKIYGKKVVNDKITVTLENGVYGLLGPNGAGKSTLMKQITTLIKPESGQILYNGKDIFNMDDDYRNILGYLPQEFGVYKNFTARQFLQYIGALKGLKGRNLNCRIDELLELVGLYDVRNKAIGKFSGGMKRRVGIAQVLLNNPKIIVLDEPTAGLDPQERARFRNLIAKISRDKIIILSTHIISDIESVAKETIMIKNGKLLMKGTHKEILNHMQDKVYNIQVEDECDIDEIQSKYKVISIQSDVNSIVIRVVSENTPTEANAQLVQAKFEDVYMLYFDLEDAKEI is encoded by the coding sequence ATGAATAAATTAGAAGTTAAAAATATTTCAAAGATATATGGAAAAAAAGTAGTAAATGATAAAATTACAGTTACATTAGAAAATGGAGTTTATGGTCTTTTAGGACCAAATGGAGCAGGAAAATCCACTCTAATGAAACAAATAACCACACTAATAAAACCTGAGAGTGGGCAAATACTTTACAATGGTAAGGATATATTTAATATGGATGATGATTATAGAAATATTTTAGGATATTTACCACAAGAATTTGGAGTATATAAAAACTTTACAGCTAGACAATTTTTACAATATATAGGAGCGTTGAAAGGTCTAAAAGGTAGAAATTTAAATTGTAGGATAGATGAATTGTTAGAGCTAGTAGGTCTTTATGATGTCAGAAATAAGGCTATAGGAAAATTCTCTGGAGGTATGAAAAGAAGAGTTGGCATAGCACAAGTTTTATTAAACAATCCTAAAATAATAGTACTTGATGAACCAACAGCAGGCCTTGACCCACAAGAAAGAGCGAGGTTTAGAAATCTAATAGCAAAAATATCAAGGGATAAGATAATAATTCTTTCTACTCATATAATTTCAGATATAGAATCAGTTGCAAAAGAAACAATAATGATTAAAAATGGTAAACTTCTTATGAAAGGAACACATAAAGAAATATTAAATCATATGCAAGATAAAGTTTATAATATTCAAGTTGAAGATGAGTGTGATATTGATGAGATTCAATCTAAATATAAAGTTATAAGTATTCAAAGTGATGTTAATTCAATAGTAATTAGAGTTGTGTCAGAAAATACTCCAACTGAAGCTAATGCACAACTAGTTCAAGCAAAATTTGAGGATGTATATATGCTTTACTTTGATTTAGAAGATGCAAAGGAGATATAA
- a CDS encoding BlaI/MecI/CopY family transcriptional regulator, with product MKINKLPHAELKLMKYIWGVDDILASRDVIEAMKLKYDWKKSTTLTFLKNLVDKGFLTTDKVVRCTYYTIAIKETDYLKVETKSFFSFMHNNSFKSLISALHDDEVLDSKSLDKLEEYFKNLKEDDIDE from the coding sequence ATGAAGATTAATAAATTACCACATGCAGAACTAAAACTGATGAAATATATTTGGGGAGTGGATGATATCTTAGCCTCAAGGGATGTCATAGAAGCTATGAAGTTAAAGTATGATTGGAAAAAGAGTACAACACTAACATTCCTAAAAAATTTAGTAGACAAAGGATTTTTAACTACTGATAAGGTAGTTAGATGTACATATTATACTATAGCTATAAAGGAAACAGATTATTTAAAGGTTGAGACAAAAAGTTTCTTTAGTTTTATGCACAACAATTCATTTAAGAGTTTAATTTCAGCCCTGCATGATGATGAAGTTTTAGATAGTAAAAGCTTAGATAAGTTAGAAGAGTATTTTAAAAATTTAAAAGAAGATGATATTGATGAATAA
- a CDS encoding DUF979 domain-containing protein, which yields MQNFINISLEIFYALMGLLMIVIAYRSFTTIDNNKKYGTSLFWILISLPFIFGRLIPANIIGIILILSSLLTLTKQVIFAKYEEPNENFGKEQADKLKNKIFIPSLILAFAAVIVAMSLSNFDNSSQFAIGVGSIIALISALIITKSKSSTSVHDGSRLLQQMGPASMLPQLLVALGALFTQAGVGEVISGMISGVVPTDNRLFGVIAYVLGMVIFTMIMGNAFAAFSVITAGIGIPFVLSQGGNPAIIGALALTAGYCGTLLTPMAANFNIVPAALLECKNDYVVIKYQAPVALILIVAHILVMYFLGF from the coding sequence GTGCAAAATTTTATAAACATATCATTAGAAATTTTTTATGCATTAATGGGGCTTTTAATGATTGTCATAGCATACAGGTCTTTTACTACAATAGACAATAATAAAAAATACGGTACATCATTATTTTGGATACTAATATCACTACCATTTATATTTGGAAGATTAATTCCAGCTAATATAATAGGAATCATACTAATATTATCTAGTTTATTAACACTTACTAAACAAGTCATATTTGCAAAATACGAAGAGCCAAATGAAAATTTTGGGAAAGAACAGGCAGACAAACTTAAAAATAAAATATTCATACCATCATTAATATTAGCTTTTGCAGCAGTAATTGTAGCTATGAGTCTTTCTAATTTCGATAATTCTTCACAGTTTGCAATAGGTGTAGGTTCAATAATTGCACTAATATCTGCTCTTATAATAACCAAATCAAAATCATCTACCTCAGTTCATGATGGTTCAAGATTATTGCAACAAATGGGACCAGCTAGCATGCTACCACAACTTTTGGTTGCATTAGGTGCTTTGTTTACTCAAGCTGGAGTTGGCGAAGTTATCTCAGGTATGATATCAGGAGTAGTTCCTACTGACAATAGATTATTTGGCGTTATAGCTTATGTATTGGGTATGGTTATATTTACTATGATAATGGGAAATGCATTTGCTGCATTTTCAGTCATAACGGCAGGAATTGGAATTCCTTTTGTATTGTCTCAAGGTGGAAATCCTGCTATAATTGGAGCATTAGCATTAACAGCAGGATATTGTGGAACTCTACTTACTCCAATGGCAGCTAATTTTAATATAGTTCCAGCCGCTTTACTTGAATGTAAAAATGATTATGTTGTTATAAAGTATCAAGCACCAGTTGCTTTAATATTAATTGTAGCACACATATTAGTAATGTATTTTTTAGGATTTTGA
- a CDS encoding conjugal transfer protein TraX, which translates to MDFLKKGFNGFTIKILALVFMTFDHIAAFMPQTMHIPVWFHWLGRISAPLFTFMVVEGFCHTSNKKKYIARLYVGAIIMAIGNQIINTAFQNPEGSIIMNNIFATLFLVVIYLQAIEFIKKFRTEKEKKYLVRGLLMISVPIILGIVILTLLFSSADKVLMFIMIFVPVPFLVEGGPILIALGIIFYLCRGKKFSLSICYFLMCIFIFVAIAGGDYSLKKSLLENYQWMMIASLPFMLLYNGEKGKSMKYLFYLYYPIHIYILYILGVYLIKI; encoded by the coding sequence ATGGATTTTCTTAAAAAAGGTTTCAATGGATTTACTATTAAAATATTAGCACTGGTATTTATGACATTTGACCATATAGCAGCTTTTATGCCACAAACAATGCATATACCAGTTTGGTTTCATTGGTTAGGTAGAATATCAGCACCATTGTTTACGTTTATGGTAGTAGAAGGGTTTTGTCATACAAGCAACAAAAAAAAGTATATTGCTAGATTATATGTAGGGGCTATCATTATGGCAATAGGGAATCAAATAATTAATACTGCTTTCCAAAATCCAGAAGGTTCAATTATTATGAATAATATTTTTGCAACATTATTTTTGGTAGTAATTTATTTACAGGCTATAGAATTTATAAAGAAATTTAGAACAGAAAAAGAAAAAAAGTATCTTGTGAGAGGGCTTTTGATGATAAGTGTTCCTATAATTTTAGGAATCGTTATATTAACTTTACTTTTTAGCTCAGCGGATAAAGTACTTATGTTTATTATGATTTTTGTACCAGTACCATTTTTGGTAGAAGGTGGACCAATTTTGATTGCACTGGGGATTATTTTTTATTTATGTAGAGGAAAGAAGTTTAGTTTAAGTATTTGTTATTTTTTGATGTGTATATTTATATTTGTAGCCATAGCAGGAGGAGATTATAGCTTGAAAAAATCTCTTCTAGAAAATTACCAATGGATGATGATTGCGTCACTTCCTTTTATGTTGCTTTATAATGGAGAAAAAGGTAAGAGTATGAAATATTTGTTTTATTTATACTATCCAATACATATATATATATTGTATATTTTAGGAGTGTATTTGATAAAAATCTAA
- the pcp gene encoding pyroglutamyl-peptidase I — protein MKVLLTGFDPFGGEPINPAQEAVERVKDNINGSEIIKITIPTVMTKSVEAIDKAIQKHSPDIVISVGQAGGRFDITPERVAINVDDFRIKDNEGNQVIDTVIKEDGQPAYFSKLPVKAMVKHMNENKIPASVSNTAGTFVCNHVMYGILYMIDKKYPNIKGGFIHIPYMTSQIIDKKNTPFMSLEEIVKGLELAIEACVIYKDDIKEIGGEIS, from the coding sequence ATGAAAGTTTTATTAACAGGGTTTGACCCATTTGGTGGAGAACCAATTAATCCCGCTCAAGAAGCTGTCGAAAGGGTCAAAGATAATATAAATGGCTCAGAAATTATAAAAATAACTATACCAACAGTTATGACAAAATCTGTTGAAGCAATAGATAAAGCTATTCAAAAACACAGCCCTGATATAGTAATATCAGTCGGACAAGCAGGAGGTAGATTTGATATTACACCTGAGAGAGTTGCTATAAATGTAGATGATTTTAGAATAAAAGATAATGAAGGAAATCAGGTTATAGACACGGTTATAAAAGAAGATGGTCAACCTGCATATTTTTCAAAATTACCTGTAAAAGCTATGGTAAAACATATGAATGAAAATAAAATTCCAGCTAGTGTTTCAAATACTGCAGGTACATTTGTTTGCAATCATGTAATGTATGGAATTCTTTACATGATAGATAAAAAATATCCTAATATAAAAGGAGGCTTCATACACATACCATACATGACTTCTCAAATAATAGATAAAAAGAATACACCATTTATGTCTTTAGAAGAAATAGTTAAAGGTTTGGAATTAGCCATAGAAGCTTGTGTAATCTACAAAGATGATATAAAAGAAATTGGTGGTGAAATTTCATAA
- a CDS encoding amidohydrolase family protein, which translates to MLKAIKGNIIFTKTSDTFTVFENSYIILNKGKVKGVFKDIPKEYKNSEIIDYTDKLIIPGMNDLHCHAPQFRNLGMAMDKELIPWLETYTFPEESKYIDIEYATKMYKKFVKEVWKSGTTRIAVFATIHKEASMKLMDIFKEAGLGAYVGKVNMNMNCPDTLLENTEDSINDTEEIINKYSDINSIVKPIITPRFIPSCTSNLLRELGDLCLKYNVPIQSHLSENHDEIEWVKSLEPESKFYGDAYNRYNLFGQTATLMAHCIHCSQEEIDLMKENEVMAVHCPASNFNVGSGAMPIRKLLDNNIKLALGSDISGGHTLSIFKAIVSAIQLSKLYWVNSNKKCNFLSLSEAFYIATKSGGSFFGKVGSFEENYDFDALIIDDSDLNHDSYSILERLERFIYVGDDRNIIHRYVCGKLIEEPSVEL; encoded by the coding sequence ATGTTAAAAGCAATAAAAGGAAATATAATTTTTACAAAGACTTCAGATACTTTCACAGTATTTGAAAATAGCTACATTATACTAAACAAAGGCAAAGTAAAAGGTGTCTTTAAAGATATACCTAAAGAATATAAAAACTCAGAAATCATAGACTATACTGATAAACTTATAATACCTGGTATGAACGACCTTCATTGCCATGCACCTCAGTTTAGAAATTTAGGCATGGCTATGGACAAGGAACTTATACCATGGCTTGAAACTTATACATTCCCAGAAGAATCAAAGTATATAGATATAGAATATGCTACAAAGATGTATAAAAAATTTGTAAAAGAAGTATGGAAATCAGGTACTACTAGAATAGCTGTATTTGCAACAATACATAAAGAAGCATCTATGAAACTTATGGATATTTTTAAAGAAGCTGGTCTTGGAGCATATGTTGGTAAAGTAAATATGAACATGAATTGTCCTGACACTCTACTAGAAAATACTGAGGATTCTATCAACGATACAGAAGAAATAATAAACAAATACAGTGACATAAATTCTATTGTAAAACCAATTATAACTCCTAGATTTATACCTAGTTGTACAAGTAATCTCTTAAGGGAATTAGGAGATTTATGTTTAAAGTATAATGTTCCTATACAATCACATTTATCTGAAAACCATGATGAAATTGAATGGGTTAAAAGTTTAGAACCTGAATCTAAATTTTACGGAGATGCCTACAATAGATACAATTTATTTGGTCAAACAGCTACATTAATGGCTCATTGTATTCACTGCTCTCAAGAAGAAATAGATTTAATGAAAGAAAATGAGGTTATGGCTGTTCATTGTCCTGCTTCTAATTTTAATGTTGGTAGTGGAGCCATGCCTATTAGAAAATTACTTGATAATAATATTAAACTAGCTCTTGGTTCAGATATAAGTGGTGGTCATACATTGTCAATATTTAAAGCAATAGTATCTGCAATCCAGCTATCTAAATTATACTGGGTAAATTCTAATAAGAAATGTAATTTCCTATCGTTATCTGAGGCTTTTTATATTGCAACTAAAAGTGGAGGAAGTTTTTTTGGAAAAGTTGGTAGCTTTGAAGAAAATTATGATTTTGATGCATTAATTATTGATGATTCAGATTTAAATCATGACAGCTACTCTATACTTGAAAGACTTGAAAGATTTATCTATGTTGGTGATGACAGAAATATTATTCATAGATATGTATGTGGAAAATTAATTGAGGAACCTTCTGTAGAATTATAA
- a CDS encoding flavodoxin family protein — translation MKVLLINGSPNQYGCTYTALNEVAKTLNKHDIETEILYLGKKPIPGCIACSSCFQTGKCTWNDKVNELAKELDNIDGIIVGSPVYYSGASGQLTSFLDRLFFSAGSKMAKKLGASVVSCRRGGATATFDQLNKYFSISNMPIVSSQYWNQVHGFTPEDVMKDKEGLQTMRTLGENMAWLLKCISAGQKTGVKDPQYEEKIMTNFIQ, via the coding sequence ATGAAAGTTTTATTAATAAATGGTAGCCCAAACCAATACGGGTGTACTTATACAGCATTAAATGAAGTTGCTAAAACATTAAATAAGCACGACATTGAAACCGAAATATTATATTTAGGTAAAAAACCAATACCAGGTTGTATTGCTTGCTCATCATGCTTTCAAACCGGCAAATGTACTTGGAATGATAAGGTCAATGAGTTAGCGAAAGAACTAGATAATATTGATGGTATTATTGTTGGTTCACCTGTATATTATTCTGGTGCAAGTGGACAACTAACTTCATTTCTTGACCGCTTATTTTTTTCAGCTGGAAGTAAAATGGCAAAGAAACTTGGTGCATCAGTTGTATCATGTCGACGTGGTGGAGCAACTGCAACATTTGACCAACTAAATAAATATTTCTCAATCAGTAATATGCCTATTGTATCATCACAGTACTGGAATCAGGTTCATGGTTTTACACCAGAGGATGTTATGAAAGATAAAGAGGGATTACAAACTATGAGAACTTTAGGTGAAAACATGGCATGGCTTCTTAAGTGTATTTCAGCTGGGCAAAAAACAGGAGTCAAAGACCCTCAATATGAAGAAAAAATTATGACTAATTTTATACAATAA
- a CDS encoding ATP-binding cassette domain-containing protein produces MKLLTSRILQTSGQILVNGKPLKQNETDLKSKLGYLPQEFGLYDELTVYQFLEYMSVLKGINKNTKKIIEEVISQTNLLEKRNSKIKTLSGGQKQRVGIAQAIMGNPELLILDEPTVGLDPEERINFRNLFSKNSRDKIVILSTHIIEDVQSVCNRLIVINKGNVLFDGSSEELIKKAERHVGVYEDKNGKIHSNKTSKFKVTSSILTTTGTSYRIVSHNLPEFAIPVEPSLEDAYMLLISEEEIK; encoded by the coding sequence ATGAAACTTTTGACTTCAAGAATACTTCAAACTTCAGGTCAGATTTTAGTAAATGGTAAACCCCTTAAACAGAATGAAACAGATTTAAAAAGTAAATTAGGATATTTACCACAAGAATTTGGTTTGTATGATGAGTTGACAGTGTATCAATTTCTTGAGTACATGTCAGTTTTAAAAGGTATTAATAAGAACACAAAAAAGATAATAGAAGAAGTTATTAGTCAAACTAATTTATTAGAAAAGAGAAATTCAAAGATTAAGACCCTATCAGGTGGTCAAAAACAGAGAGTTGGAATAGCTCAAGCAATAATGGGAAATCCAGAGTTATTAATACTAGATGAACCTACAGTCGGACTAGACCCTGAGGAGAGAATAAACTTCCGTAATTTATTTTCAAAAAACTCAAGAGATAAGATTGTAATATTGTCCACACATATTATAGAAGATGTTCAGTCTGTATGTAATAGATTGATAGTAATAAATAAAGGAAATGTGCTATTTGATGGAAGTTCTGAAGAGTTAATTAAAAAAGCGGAGAGACATGTTGGAGTTTATGAAGATAAAAATGGAAAAATACATAGCAATAAAACAAGCAAATTTAAAGTTACATCAAGTATTCTTACTACAACAGGGACTTCATATCGTATTGTAAGTCATAATCTTCCAGAATTTGCGATACCTGTAGAGCCATCATTAGAGGATGCGTATATGCTTTTAATATCTGAGGAGGAGATAAAGTAA
- a CDS encoding TIGR04076 family protein — translation MKKCKIEVIKTTFHKDLADEYGCKGIGKCPMHKVGEVFFGDFAKPEKLCDEAWKAMYQYVFALSHGSEKFYYGDWIDKEGVAICSCNDGIRPVIFKIERTDEESKMEYKPIR, via the coding sequence ATGAAAAAATGTAAAATAGAAGTAATAAAAACAACATTCCATAAAGATTTAGCAGATGAGTATGGATGTAAAGGTATTGGAAAATGCCCTATGCATAAAGTAGGAGAAGTATTTTTTGGAGATTTTGCTAAACCTGAAAAATTATGTGACGAAGCATGGAAAGCAATGTATCAATATGTATTTGCTTTGTCTCATGGTAGTGAAAAATTTTACTATGGAGATTGGATAGATAAAGAAGGAGTGGCTATATGCTCCTGTAATGATGGAATTCGTCCTGTCATTTTTAAAATTGAGAGAACTGATGAAGAATCTAAAATGGAATATAAACCCATAAGATAG
- a CDS encoding DUF969 domain-containing protein: protein MIKLIGILIVVIGFILKIDTLFTVLLAGIATGLVAGLDFNQIFTTLGDSFVSNRGVSLFILTLPVIGVLERYGLKQRAVSLIEKLQRLTTGKVLSIYMFARQIAGALSIRMSGHPQFVRPLVNPMAQAAGLSNSDELKESDEEAIKALSAASENYGNFYGQNLFAGSSGVLLIASTLTQFGYNVTGIEIVKANIIMAVIAFIAATIQFTLYDKKLNKSHKR from the coding sequence ATGATAAAACTGATTGGTATATTAATAGTTGTGATTGGATTTATACTTAAAATTGATACATTATTTACTGTATTATTAGCAGGAATAGCAACAGGACTTGTAGCAGGATTAGATTTTAACCAAATCTTTACAACTCTAGGAGATTCTTTTGTCTCAAATAGAGGTGTGTCATTGTTTATACTAACATTACCTGTAATTGGTGTTTTAGAAAGATATGGATTAAAACAAAGAGCAGTTTCTCTAATAGAAAAATTACAAAGACTCACAACAGGAAAAGTACTGAGTATATATATGTTTGCTAGACAAATAGCTGGAGCCTTATCAATAAGAATGAGTGGACATCCTCAATTTGTAAGACCACTTGTTAACCCCATGGCACAAGCTGCTGGATTAAGCAATAGTGATGAATTAAAAGAATCAGACGAAGAAGCTATAAAAGCATTATCTGCTGCATCAGAAAACTATGGTAACTTCTATGGTCAAAACTTATTTGCAGGTAGCAGTGGAGTTTTACTTATAGCATCTACTCTTACTCAATTTGGATATAATGTAACTGGAATTGAGATTGTAAAAGCTAATATCATTATGGCCGTAATAGCATTTATAGCTGCCACAATCCAATTTACTCTATATGATAAAAAATTAAATAAAAGTCATAAGAGATAG